CTTTCTTGTCCTTCTTTCGCTCTTCCTCTTCCCCCTTCCCTGCATTTCTCCCTCTTGCCCTTCTCCCTTTCCCAACGTCCCTACCTGGAAAGGATGACTTCCAAAAGTGAGAGCCCTGTGGCTGGTCCTTGGCGCAGTACACCTGGCCGTTCCACCCGTTGGCCAGCGTCCAAGACTGGTAGCCTTCCATGGAGATGTACGCCTCATGCCGAGGCTCCCCGGAGCCGAAGGTAGACACCATGTCGATGTAGCCGGGCACATGCTGGTAGGGGCTCGTGTAGCCCTGGTAGAAAGACACCTCCTTGGCTCGCGCGGGCACCTCGTTGGCTGGTACGCTGCTGCTTGCCAGGCCCGACACGTCCATGTACTTCTCCACCGGGAAGCCGCCCAGCGAGGCGTGCGGCGACGACTTGAGAGCATTCTGCTGTAAGCCCACGCCGTGCGACATGCGGCAGCTATAGTAGCCGTTGCCGAAGTGGTAGCCGTAACCCAGGGCCGGGGCGCCCGGGGGCGCTGCAGCGGCTGCGCCGGGCGCCGGGCACTCTTTGGCGGAGGGAGCCTCCGGGCGCGCCGCGACCACCGCCGAAGATGACGACGACGAGGCAGAGCCCGCGCGCTCAGAGGTTCCGGGGTACGCGAAGCCtgaagccgccgccgccgccgcggccgccgccgccgccgcggccgcaGCGCGCCCAGAGTGTGTGCCGGCGAACACTGGCGCCGAGAGGAAGCCGCGACACTGGCCCGGCGCCGCTGCCgccacagaggaggaggaggacgaggaggcCGGGGCCGCCCCGCCGGCCCCGCCGTCCGCCCGCAGCCCGTCCATGTCCCAGCTCCCGGCGCGGCTCatggcccggcccggcccggccccggccccggccccgtgCAGGACACCATGGCGCTGCgcgcctcctccctcctctcctttctctcctgttcTCTCGCTCCCGCCCTCTTCCTCTCGCCCTCTCTCCCTCGGCGAGCCTCCCGCCTCCCGCCCGCCCGCCCTCCAACAGGTTAGCTCATCGCGGGACGTTTATAAAAACGAAGTTCAGGTTGGGAGGGGGCCTGGGCCGGTCGGGGGGCCGCCTCCCTCCCCGAGGGCTCCGGCTCGGGGCCGTGCCATTGGCTGCGCGGGGCcacgtgggggtggggggcgcgggaGAGCCTGGCTCCGGGCCCGGGCCGGGTGGACCCACCCACCCGGGCCCCTACCCCTCCCCAGCTCTTGTGCAGCCCACCGCCCCTTCCCGCCCGCCCCCGGACCCAGGCGTTTGCGGCGCAGCCACCCCCACGAGCTGATTGCGCGACCGCCCATCCTGGGCCCTGTCTGCGACCGAGGCGGGCGCCGAGGCCTGCGCCTTGTCTCGGCCACGGCTGTTTTTGCCACCTCTCCTCGGCTCCCTGAGCTGCACAACTAAATGAAGGCAAAGGACAGAGATGATCAGAATGATGTGAAAACAGACGGTTTTTGATCCTGTTGCTTAATGCCTGGGATTAGCTGACCTAGACCCCAAACGCGAAGGAGCTAATTTTCCCTACCTTGCGCGTTGTTACGGGGCGAAGGCTTTTAATGCAAGTTCTACCAAGCGATCCTCCGAATTAAGACCAATTGAAGCAtaacccccgcccccgccccaatTTGCACACACCCGGAAAATGCCCACGAAGCcgccctgggggcgggggggggggcagagaCTTACAAGTAAATCAAGCGGACGAAAGACCGGTCCTCGCAGCGGTGAACCCGAGAAAAGTCCGGAAGCCTGGTCCACGCTGTTCTCCTCTATAGACAAGCCAGCCGGGAGTCGCCTCCCGAGCTGGGCTCCCGAGCCCTGGCGCAGCCTCCCCGGGTCCGCAGAAAGACCCTGTGGAGGGCGCCCGGAGAAAGCTACTCTGCCGCCCTCCTGGAAACTTCTGCGCCTCGCCCTGCAGCCGAACTGCCTCATGCATTTTGCAgccaccacccacccccgcccGTTACTCACACCAATTAATTGAAAACTTCACTTTCCCAGGGACCTTTGTTTCGCTTTCTTTTCTTAGCTGCCAACTGCAGAGAATCGAGAGGGGCAGATAAAGAGAGTGTTTTTTCCAAGCTAACTTGGGGCTTATAATGGGAACAGCCCAAAGCAACAGAGTCTGACTTCGAGGGGGTAGAGTGGGCCCTGGACAGCCCCGCCAGGGTGCGGGGATCACAACTCTGAAGCCTGTTCAACACTTCTTTCCATTCCTCAGCCACAGAACCCCAACCCATCATCCACCATCTTAGCCATTGTCTGATGTGAGTCCTGTGGCAAATTTAAGGATCCACTTCAGAAGCAACGTTAGATCTGATGAGCCGAAAATATTGGGGTGTGTGGGAGAGCCCTCCGAGTGAGCCCATTTCGTTCTGTAGGATCAGCTCGCCAGGCCAGCCCATCTCCAAGAAAATCGCTCCCATGAGCCTCGATTGGTGAAGCCAGCTTGTCACCTAGCCCTGCTGTTTCTGGACCAAGACAGGATCTGGAGGGGGCAAGCAAAAGAGCCAGGGAGGCCGTCTTGGGCCTGGTCAGACATCGCAGGGTGGGCTGGTGGTGTTGGGAGTGTTGACACGCAAAACGCAGTAACCATAAAAGGCTCAAATAAAGGGGAAAGTTATGAGAGGGGCGCTGGAAAGGAAAAGCAGGAGACTTGACCTTTTTGAAGTCTTGGACATGTTCATGATCAATTAGAGACAGGAGGGGCCTAAGCCTCTGCAGAAAATTGTAGAAAATGTAACTTTGCTGGTGAGAACAATTTTGGCTACTTGAGAGAAGGCAGAAGTTAGCAAGAGAagctgtgtttgtttgtttgtttgtttaataccAGCCAGAGCCAGGTGACAACATTGCTgactttttggaagagtttggctGGGGTTTCTTTACTCAACAGTTTCATTACCAAACCAATCATGGAGGCTGCCctgaaatgcttttatttttcctttgtatactttttaattttttccctcagAGAGGGAAAACATGgagatacttaaaatttttttttctgtgacctCAACAAATTagtcaaaatatttctaaaacataaCTGGAACCAACGAACTTTCAGTCTCTTAAACTAAATATCACTGTGATTTTGAGTTCTGGAATTTCTGTTCCATTTTTATCTGATAAATACATATTAATGGTGGATTATATgctttaaaatgaggaaaatgagattaAGATGAGAAGGAAGGACTTGTCAAGTTTTTCTGATTTCAGACAGCCCCTCATTTTTTGGCCTAATTGTCCATGCAGCAAAGTAAGTTGTTCAGGACTGGAAGCAAAGTCTGAATTAatgctctgtgaaagacacttCTCAATGGTGGCCATGCCTCTAGTTTCCTTGTGGAACTCTGGCAAGACATGGAGTTTCTCTAACCATCCTAGTGAGTGGATATTCAGAGACCAGGGAGGTTTTGAACAATAAGCCTAGCCTCTTGCTATTCTGCAGTTGTACTCTCTTCCAAACAACCTTCTAGGTCctggccctggaggaggggattcCCCTTAGGAAGAAGGTTCTGACTTGACCCTGTGAAAGCCCCCTAAACCCAGCAGCCCAGGGCAACTTCTGCTATTAGATCATGAGACTGTGGTTGAGTACCAGGCAAAGTCAGGGCTGCTCTGTTTTTGAACTAAGATGACACAGTTTACAACTCAGGGTGGTAGGTAGTGGAGGAATTTTGAGGCTGAACTTGCAGAAACATTTCATTTAGCTTGTATATCCTGTATACCCTGTATCCAAGGTGATTTTAGGTTTAAACGTAATGGGAAATTTTTTCTTTAGCTGGCTAGGAGCACAGACTGAatgctatgtatgtgtgtgtgagggggtgtACTATGTTGGGGCTTTAACAACAGAAATAGTCTTTGTTACATGaaaatctttgcagccaaaaatgtctTCAAAAACTGATGTGCAGTTATTCAATGAAACCAATTTTGCCATCTTTCCTGGTTTTGGTGAGAAACTCAAGATGGCCCTTCATTGCCCAAAGCCCTGCTCTCTCCTGCTTGCTCCTTAGCCTGCCCAAACACTCTTTTTTGGGAATTGATGCTGTTCTGGAAGTCAcatcctctcttttccttcttgtgGCTGATATTTCAGATCATGTCCCTGTCCTGGATTGGGGAATGGGTAGCTACAGGCTGTGATTTAGATTTATTGAAGAATGTAAGTTCCTCCCCTTGCCAAGAAAGCATCGAGCTCAATTAATCACTTAATCGGTGGCCATTACAACAATAGCCTGGTCCCAACAGAATGGAGTCCCAGGAACcactttgaaaatgttttcctggATGGCCACACCAGAAAGTACAGGACACCACCCTAATTAACTTGTAAGAAGCCAAAACTTCAGTGTAGAAATAGTCTTAATTCCAAAGTAAAGTCTTAAATCCAGTGGAACAGGCTGGACAGTTCTTGGTTAAGACCAAGTCTGTGCTCTGCCAACTTTGGAGCTAATTTTCCCTCTGCAGGCAATACCCAGTTTCACTCAGGCTGGAAATATCGAAaggattaacaacaacaacaaactcggGGTAAAGAAAGGGGTCTTTAGCAAAAATGAGACAGCAGAATCCTGAGTTTAGGCACTTTTCTGTGTCTGAGATGTATTCCACTTGAATTTAACAACACAGGCTTTATTAAATGTAAATTgtttgcaacaacaacaaaaaaccgcTTCCAACCTAAGTGTTATTTGGTGAAACCAGTTTACCTCCCGCAGGGCGGTGGGCTCCTCCAGTCCTGGCGGGAATTAAGCACAGGGAGAGTCTTCCCTCTCACAGAAGCACTAATCTCCCTACGAAGGGGACGCCGCAACGTGGGTGCAGAGCTGGAGAAACCGGATAACTTGTTGcttcccccccccacccgccccctgccccccgcaaAACAAAAGATGGGACTGCAAAGCATCTTCCACTGTTATGTCCGACAACTCAAGGTGTGAGGTTGTCCTTGGAATACTTCTCCAGCAGTATCATTAACTGAAGTCCAGTAAGTGCTCACTCTGTCGGCCCtttgagatgaaagaaaataagtaagtctctctgtctctccttcctcccccgcATTCCTCAGAGCCCCGCTGTCCCTGTGGGAAATCCACTTGTGGTCATCGACAGAGCGAAGGGATGAAGTGTAGGGAAATGCCTAACCACGaaggggcgggggttggggggggggcggggaggaggagaagggaaggaggcgGAGGAGTAAGTGATGCGGTTTAGCTTCCCGGCTGGACCGCGTGCAGTTCCCCAGGCCCGGCGCTAGATGTCCCTGCAAGTTTTCCTGTCGTGTCGGAGGGCGCGCGGGCTTCAGGCAGGCAGCGAGTCGGGTTAGTCCTGGAGTCCAGGGAGAAAGTAgcatcccagcccccacccaagGCGGTCCAGTGGGCGCAGGATTGtaggggaaaagagaagaaatagaagCAGCCAGAGAGGCCCGGGAGGGATAGCGCGAGACCGGCCTGCAGAGGGACGGCAGCAAAAGTTTGTCAGTTACAGAGTCCGCGCTGGAGTTGCCAGACCCACATCTTTGCTAATAAACCGAAACCCCCGAGCCGTGGGAGCGGCACTCAGTCTAAAGAAAACGTACCCGGGAGTTCGAAGCCCAGAATCCAGCCGTCctgctctcccaccccacccagagGCCCCTGTCCTGGAGAGGGCTTGCGTCCCGTTGTGGACCTGCCAGTTTTGAGCCCGGTTGGCCGGGAGTCTTCTTCCCAAGTCAGGAGACAGGCCCCGGCGAGGTTGCGGGGGCTCCACGGCAGCTCGGGCTCTACGGGCGCTCCACCCTTCGGACAGCCTGCACACATTTTTATTACCTTAATTCGAAAGCCAAAAGTGTTTACCACTTCACCTCGCAGGACCCGCCGCTGCTCAAGAAACAAATATTTAGTCTGGAGGCCTAACATCAGCAACAACAAACTTAGGCCTCTTTCATGTAATTCCTCCTTTGGAGCAAAAAGTGCTTTTCAGTCCTTTTGGAGAAAGCCCTTCCCGAACCCTCACCCCCAACGCATCTTAAAAATTCCTGCCAAACCGTGCCGGCAtgggttgacttttttttttttttctgagtcttgTGCCATGGTAGTGAGTAGGAAGTCCTGGTGGCCTGGAGGCTGTGTCTGAAAACCAGGGACTTTTGACAGGCCATACCCAGTCGCAGCCTGGACATTCCAGAGGTGCAAGGTTTGGGCATTTCAATAATAACCCCCAACAGAATTGTGTCAGCCTTCTCACTGCCTCTGTATAGACTAAATGTTTTTGAGGTAGACCTATATTTAAAGAAGACATATGCAAAATAAAAGAACCAACCAAAAATGCTGCCCAAAACTTTATAATACAGTATAGTTTGGATGTGATCAGTGATAACTTAAATCACAAGCAAGTTGTCTAACCTCCATGTAGAAAGTTTCTCATCTCTGAAAAAGGGATAGTAATAGAATCGATTTCTATAGTTGTGAGTTTTAGAGGAGCTAATATATGTAAAAAGCACTTGTAATTTCAGAGTAAAAGCTCAATACAGGTCGGCCAGTATTATTACTACTAGTAGATGTGAAATCTAAATAAATTAAGGGACATTAAATATTGGAATGTTCAGTGTCTCCCATGAAACACTGTCTGCTAAACGGAGTTCATGAAAAATTATAGGTGTCTTTTAGTGTGAAGAGTTTTCCTGACATGGTCTCGAATGTACTTTTCATAATAAACGTGCTAGAATAGCAATATTAGTGTTATTTAAAAGGTGCAAAATAGTTTTCAAAACCACTAATAAATGAAGGTGTTCTCCCTTTCCATCAGACTGAGGTACGGTTTGCCACAGGCTTTGGCATTAGAGCCGAAGGGTcccagaggaagggaagaagttgGAGACCCACCCAAGGGGTTAAGGAGGAATGGGCTGCGCTCAGCACCCAGCCACCCAGCGGCGGCTCCTGCGATTGAAAGTAGCTAACAGCCGCTGAAACCGCTAGGAAAACAGACGGGGGCGCCAAACG
This DNA window, taken from Cervus elaphus chromosome 33, mCerEla1.1, whole genome shotgun sequence, encodes the following:
- the HOXD13 gene encoding homeobox protein Hox-D13, with the translated sequence MSRAGSWDMDGLRADGGAGGAAPASSSSSSSVAAAAPGQCRGFLSAPVFAGTHSGRAAAAAAAAAAAAAAASGFAYPGTSERAGSASSSSSSAVVAARPEAPSAKECPAPGAAAAAPPGAPALGYGYHFGNGYYSCRMSHGVGLQQNALKSSPHASLGGFPVEKYMDVSGLASSSVPANEVPARAKEVSFYQGYTSPYQHVPGYIDMVSTFGSGEPRHEAYISMEGYQSWTLANGWNGQVYCAKDQPQGSHFWKSSFPGDVALNQPDMCVYRRGRKKRVPYTKLQLKELENEYAVNKFINKDKRRRISAATNLSERQVTIWFQNRRVKDKKIVSKLKDTVS